The Heyndrickxia acidicola sequence GGCTGGACTCTGTTTGGTGTTGTCTGGGGTCTTGCGGTTTTTGGAACGGTTTTTAAGTGTTTTTTTGTAAAAAAGTACTTATTTACTTCTACCATTCTTTATGTGGCAATGGGCTGGTCGATTATGTTTGTATGGAAATTTATCATGCAGGGTGTCGACAGGCAAGGGATTGCGCTTATAGTAGCAGGGGGCATTTTGTATACACTGGGTTCCATCTTCTATATTTGGAGAGGATTTAAGTTTCATCATATGATTTGGCATATCTTCGTTCTTTTTGGCACGGTTTGCCACTTTTTTGCGATCTTTTTGTATCTATAATTTGTTTTTACTTCAGATGTGAAATAGAGCTTAACGCGGCCAGTCATTTGGCCTTTTTTTTATGGTTTTTTGAGAATGATAAAGATGATGTTGGCTAATAAGCCATTCGAGATTTGGTAGAGAAAATTGCAGAAGAATTTAATAGGGGCATAGGGGTAAAAAAAACCCCTGCGGTCGAACAGCAGGGGTTAAAAAGGTATTAGTAAAAATGGTATTTCTATCATACCATGTTTGAAGGCAATAAACTAGTTTTTTCTAAGCATGTGCATCATTTGTAAAATAATTAGCTGTATATTCGCACGAACTTCTTTTTTTAGATATGCTGGTTATTTTGTGGAAGAAGCGGCTAAATAATTGGTTTTCATTTTAATTGACCAAAAGGCTTTCCTTCTTTTATTCGGCACGGTGAAGTGATATAGGTATAGTTCTGACAAAGGGTAAGCCTTTCGGTCAATAAAAAAGGGTGCAATGTAATTATGATTAGGGAGTACTAAGTGAGAGGGGTCACTATCACTTTGTACTCCTTTATTGTAGATAAGAATGATGAAGAAAAGGTAAAGAAAGTGTAAAGAATTGTTAAACATGAAGGAGCAGATCATCAGCTGGGCTCGTTCAGTATTTTATATTATTGTAAATTAATCCTTATTTGGAAATAATACATATATTTCTGGGTATAACGTTATGAGAATTTTTGAATAATTATATTAAAAATGAATACAACAGCATATAAAAAGACCGAATATTTTTTCGATATAATAAGAAGTGGACGGGAAAAAGGAAATACGGGGGTTAAAAATCATGCCGCGACACCGATGGCTAACGCCAGAGGAAATGAAAAGAAAGCAGGATCGGAATAAAAAATTACGGATTGCTGTCCTTATCCTGGCAATTATTTTATTGAGTGCCATCCTCACACTGCTGGAAAATAAGATTTAAGGATCGAAAGGGCTCTAAAAGAAATTAGGGATTTTCTGCATTAACGCACTAAAGGGGTCAGACCCCTTTAGTGCGTTAATGCTATAAAATAGTCTGCTGATTATTCGAGGGTATTATTTTTGTAGAGTAGGAATAAGTTTATATCTGTAGCAGAAAAAGAAAACTAAACCAAATTATTGAAATTTATATTGATTTTTACATAGTCATCAAGTAATATTAATATCCGTAAAACACATAAGGATAGTCGGGATTAAAAAGAGAACCGCTTTCCTGAATGTAAACCGAAAGAATAGAGGGGGAGCTTTATGAAAATAAAGTGGTTATCTGCAGCTGTCATAGGCAGCTCACTTATGCTTGCGGCATGCAGCAGCAACACAGCGTCAGATTCTCAACAGGCAACAAAAAGCACTGATATTCAAAAAATGAAGGATCAGGTTATCCTTGCGTCAGACCCTTCAAAGAGCCCAGCGCAGGCAAATAGCAGAAAAGATACCTTCGTAGCAGCCATTTCCAATCCGGGAGGCGTATTTCTGCCATACTTCTACCACAATGGCTGGGATGGAAATGTCACTTCCGTTATGTTTGAACAGCTCATTAGCTTTGATAAAACAGGCAAGCCGATACCGGATCTCGCACAGAGCTGGGATATCTCATCTGATAATTTAACGTATACATTCCACTTGAGAAAGGGATTAACCTTCAGCAATGGAAAGCCGCTTACGGCAGATGATGTTGCCTTTACACTTACACTTCTTTTAGATCCAGCCTACGATGGGGACACAGATCTTTCCCAAGCATACATAAAAGGTGCGGATGCCTATAAAAAAGGGAATGCAGCCTCCGTTTCCGGTATACAGGTTGTCGATCCGCTTACTGTAAAAATTACCACTACAAAAGTAAATGCACAGGCATTAGAGCTGATTGGCGGTCCTGTATTATCCAAGGACTATTATGGAAAAGGATATAAAAAAGGGAAGCTTGACTATCTAAAACCATTGTTCTCTAAACCAATGGGGGCAGGTCCATACGTATTGGATAAATATGTGCCAGGCCAGGAAGTCGATTTTACAGCAAACCCTCATTTTTATTCCGGAAAACCAAAGGTAGGGCATTTCATTTATAAAGTGACTTCACCTGATACAAAAGTGCAGCTGTTCCAAACAGGTGAAACTGACTATGATGGATTCACGCCAGACCAGGACACGCTGGACCAATTAAAGGGTCTCGGTTTTGCCAATCTCGATCTCTATACCTCCAGTGACTATGGCTATATTATGGTCAACCATAAAAAGCCGTACCTAAAGGATAAGCGTGTGACTCAGGCCTTAATCTATGGACTTGAGCGCCAAAAAATCGTCAATGCTATCTTCCAGGGGAACGGCATGGTGGCAAATGAACCGATTTCACCGGTTTCATGGGCGTATACACCGGATGTTAACCCATATCAATACAACTTGAAAAAAGCGAAGCAGCTGTTGGATGAAGCTGGATGGAAAGTGGGCTCGGGCGGAATTCGCCAAAAGGATGGCAAGCAGCTTTCCATTTCTTACTTAACGTCTACTACAGGTCTCGGAAATGATATTTTCATTTCTATCGCCAAAGAAGACTTTAAAAAGCTTGGGATTAATTTTAATCCTGAAATTGTGGATTTCAATGCGTTATTAGATAAGGCGTATAAAGGGGACTACGATTTGGCAGCTGTCAGAACGTCCCAAATTATTGATCCAAGTGAACCGCTTCAGGAATTTTTATCAAATAACAGCCAGAATATAAGCGGCTATTCCAATCCAAAAGTGGATCAGCTGATCAATGAAGGTGTCAGCACGCTGGATATTGCGAAGCGGAAAGAAATCTATAAGCAGCTGTATAAAGAAATCAGCGATGATCCGCCGTACATTTTCTTGTATTACCGCAAGGCGCTTGCTGCCTATAATTCGCGTATAAAGGGTCTTGAACCAGATCCATTTAATGGTATTCTTACATCATTACCGAAAATATCAATTAAAGAGTAATAGATTAAGAGGCTGACCAATGATGTTCGGAGGCAGATTCCTAAGCGGATTCTGTTTCTAACCGGTCAGCCTTTTTTAAGGATAAGCGTAAAATTTTTTATCAAATAAAATATTTAACTGTCCAGCTCCAGCGCCATCGGCTAGCGGATTTCTCCGTCTCCTCCCTGCGATAAGTTAACATCTAGTTTCCTTTATCTCAGTCGGAGACTACGGAATTCGTACGCCGATGGGCAAGGCGCTTATGCTTTTCTAATAAGGGGTGAGATTTTATGAAAAAGTATTTCCTCCGAAGACTGATTCAGATGATTCCGACGCTATTGGGTGTATCGATCATTATTTTTTTCCTTTTCTCGCTTATTCCTGGGGATTTTATCGATTCCAATCCAAGGCTTACACCGGAACGCGTCCATGAATTAAAAGTCTTGTACGGATTTGATAAGCCGATTATTGTCCGCTATTTTATCTGGTTAAAAGGGGTGCTCCAGGGGAATTTCGGGTACTCGCTCCAATTCCAGGAGCCAGTAACAAGCCTCTTGGGAACGTATATATGGAATTCGTTTATTATTGCAGTGGTTACATTAATCCTGACGTGGACCATTGCGCTGATTATTGGAATCTATTCTGCTCAGAAAAAGTATTCCTTGTTTGATGGCATTGTCACCTTTTTTGTTTTTGCCGGCATGGCCTTTCCTTCTTTTTTCTTCGGCCTGCTGATGATTAAATACTTTGCCGTTGACCTAAATTGGCTTCCGGTCGGCGGAATGACGGAAGTGGGAAGTACAACCAAAGGACTGGCATATGTGCTGGAGGTTGGGAAGCATATGATCCTGCCTGTCTTTGTCCTGACGGCAATAAGTGTTGGGTCGCTGACGAGGTATTTTCGGACCAGCATGATTGAGGCCATTGGCCAGAACTATGTCCGTACGGCCCGTGCCAAAGGGTTAAATGAAAAAAAGGTCGTTTACAAGCATGCTTTGAAAAATGCCCTGCTGCCAGCTATTACGCTGTTATCTTTTGAACTGCCGGGATTATTTGGCGGCGCTATCATAACAGAGCAAATTTTCAGCTGGCCGGGAGTCGGACACTTGTATATGGACGCATTGGGGTACCGCGACTACCCTGTTCTAATGGCCTTTACCATGCTGCTTGCGTTTCTCACCATTTTGGCCAATTTTCTCGCGGATATATTTTATGCAGTAGCGGATCCCCGAATCCGCTTGAAGTAAGGAGGGGTATGGTATGCAAACAGCAGCTGATGTAAGAAACCGTAAAAAATTAAAAATCCATAAAACCAGAATTTCCTCACCCTGGAGAGATGCCCTTAGAGCCTTGAGAAAAAACAAGCTTGCTATGGTGAGCCTGATCTTTTTGATCGCCATGTGCCTTTTCTGTTTTATCGGCCCATTCTTCTCTCCCTATCTCTCAGATGATACGGATGTCATGATTATTAAGCAGCCGCCGAGTGCTGCCCACTGGCTGGGGACAGATGAATTGGGACGCGATGTGCTGACACGACTTATGCTGGCAGGACGCATCTCCCTGACGGTCGGTATTTTCTCCATGCTTCTGTCTGTATTACTCGGTTCGCTGCTGGGGGCCATTTCAGGCTTTTATCAGGGAATTGTCGACCAGATCATTATGAGGATAGCGGATGTATTGATGTCAATTCCAGGACTTCCGCTTCTATTGGTGCTGGGGGCTATTTTATCAGATTGGAAGGTTCCATCCGATTACCGAATTTATGTGGTCATGTTTATGCTGAGCATAACCGGCTGGCCAAGTCTTGCCAGGCTGGTACGCGGAGAGATTTTGAGCCTTCGGGAGCAGGCTTATATGCAGGCTGCTGAGGTGCTGGGCCTGAGTGACCGCAGAAAAATCCTTCATCATTTACTGCCAAATACAATCCCGCTTTTGATTGTGGTAGCAACCTTGAGTGTAGGAGGAACGATTTTAAGCGAATCGGTATTGAGTTTCTTAGGCATGGGGGTTATTCCTCCAACACCGTCCTGGGGAAATATGATTGATACGGCCAATTCCATCATTGATTTCCAAAAACGTCCATGGCTGTGGATTCCTCCAGGTGTGTCCATCTTTTTGACCGTAATTGCAGTGAATTTATTTGGTGAGGGGCTGCGCGATGCCCTTGATCCAAAACAGAATGGCAGGTGATCATGCATGGCTTTAGTGGAAGTAAAATCGTTAAAAACATATTTTCATACAGATGAGAGTACCGTAAAAGCAGTGGATGATGTCAGTTTTCAAATTGAAAAAGGCCAGACCGTCTGTGTAGTGGGTGAGTCAGGGTGCGGTAAAAGTGTTACGGCCCTTTCCATGATGCGGCTTGTTTCTGCCCCCGGAGAAATTGCAGGGGGAGAGATCTTGTATCAGGGACAGGACCTTTTGACATTAGATAAAAAAGAAATGAAGAGACTGCGCGGGAAAGACATTTCGATGATTTTCCAAGAGCCGATGTCTTC is a genomic window containing:
- the trhA gene encoding PAQR family membrane homeostasis protein TrhA, with the translated sequence MANTHTFTKGEEIANSITHGVGAILSIAALVLLITFSSIHGNVWQIVSFTIFGATMFFLYLSSTLVHSFRAGKAKDIFEIMDHSAIYFFIAGTSTPLLFMVVKGWQGWTLFGVVWGLAVFGTVFKCFFVKKYLFTSTILYVAMGWSIMFVWKFIMQGVDRQGIALIVAGGILYTLGSIFYIWRGFKFHHMIWHIFVLFGTVCHFFAIFLYL
- a CDS encoding ABC transporter substrate-binding protein; translation: MKIKWLSAAVIGSSLMLAACSSNTASDSQQATKSTDIQKMKDQVILASDPSKSPAQANSRKDTFVAAISNPGGVFLPYFYHNGWDGNVTSVMFEQLISFDKTGKPIPDLAQSWDISSDNLTYTFHLRKGLTFSNGKPLTADDVAFTLTLLLDPAYDGDTDLSQAYIKGADAYKKGNAASVSGIQVVDPLTVKITTTKVNAQALELIGGPVLSKDYYGKGYKKGKLDYLKPLFSKPMGAGPYVLDKYVPGQEVDFTANPHFYSGKPKVGHFIYKVTSPDTKVQLFQTGETDYDGFTPDQDTLDQLKGLGFANLDLYTSSDYGYIMVNHKKPYLKDKRVTQALIYGLERQKIVNAIFQGNGMVANEPISPVSWAYTPDVNPYQYNLKKAKQLLDEAGWKVGSGGIRQKDGKQLSISYLTSTTGLGNDIFISIAKEDFKKLGINFNPEIVDFNALLDKAYKGDYDLAAVRTSQIIDPSEPLQEFLSNNSQNISGYSNPKVDQLINEGVSTLDIAKRKEIYKQLYKEISDDPPYIFLYYRKALAAYNSRIKGLEPDPFNGILTSLPKISIKE
- a CDS encoding ABC transporter permease, whose product is MKKYFLRRLIQMIPTLLGVSIIIFFLFSLIPGDFIDSNPRLTPERVHELKVLYGFDKPIIVRYFIWLKGVLQGNFGYSLQFQEPVTSLLGTYIWNSFIIAVVTLILTWTIALIIGIYSAQKKYSLFDGIVTFFVFAGMAFPSFFFGLLMIKYFAVDLNWLPVGGMTEVGSTTKGLAYVLEVGKHMILPVFVLTAISVGSLTRYFRTSMIEAIGQNYVRTARAKGLNEKKVVYKHALKNALLPAITLLSFELPGLFGGAIITEQIFSWPGVGHLYMDALGYRDYPVLMAFTMLLAFLTILANFLADIFYAVADPRIRLK
- the opp4C gene encoding oligopeptide ABC transporter permease — translated: MQTAADVRNRKKLKIHKTRISSPWRDALRALRKNKLAMVSLIFLIAMCLFCFIGPFFSPYLSDDTDVMIIKQPPSAAHWLGTDELGRDVLTRLMLAGRISLTVGIFSMLLSVLLGSLLGAISGFYQGIVDQIIMRIADVLMSIPGLPLLLVLGAILSDWKVPSDYRIYVVMFMLSITGWPSLARLVRGEILSLREQAYMQAAEVLGLSDRRKILHHLLPNTIPLLIVVATLSVGGTILSESVLSFLGMGVIPPTPSWGNMIDTANSIIDFQKRPWLWIPPGVSIFLTVIAVNLFGEGLRDALDPKQNGR